The following proteins are co-located in the Streptomyces sp. NBC_00435 genome:
- a CDS encoding IS110 family transposase, with protein MLDTGDVGVFLGMDVGKSAHHGHGLTPAGKKVFDKPMPNSEPKLRAVFDKLIAKFGTVLVIVDQPASIGALPLTVARDAGCEVAYLPGLAMRRIADLYPGEAKTDAKDAAVIADAARTMPHVLRSLELTDEITAELTVLTGFDQDLAAEATRTSNRIRGLLTQFHPSLERVLGPRLDHPAVTWLLERHGSPAALRKAGRRRLVELIRPKAPRMAARLIDEIFDALNEQTVIVPGTGTLDIVIPSLAASLAAVHDQRRALEAQISSLLEAHPLHPVLTSMPGVGVRTAAVLLVTVGDGTGFPSAAHLASYAGLAPTTKSSGTSIHGEHAPRGGNRQLKRAMFLSAFACMNADPASRTYYDRQRARGKTHTQALLRLARQRIGVLFAMLRDGTFYESRVPTITLAA; from the coding sequence ATGTTAGACACCGGTGATGTGGGCGTCTTCCTGGGTATGGACGTCGGAAAGTCCGCCCATCATGGCCATGGGCTGACGCCGGCGGGCAAGAAGGTCTTCGACAAGCCGATGCCCAACAGCGAACCGAAACTGCGGGCCGTCTTCGACAAGCTAATCGCGAAGTTCGGCACGGTGCTGGTGATCGTGGACCAGCCGGCATCGATCGGCGCTCTGCCGCTGACCGTGGCCCGCGACGCGGGCTGCGAGGTCGCCTACCTGCCCGGACTCGCGATGCGGCGGATCGCCGACCTCTACCCGGGCGAGGCGAAGACCGACGCGAAGGACGCGGCGGTGATCGCGGACGCCGCCCGGACGATGCCGCACGTCCTGCGGTCGCTGGAGCTGACCGACGAGATCACCGCCGAGCTCACGGTGCTGACCGGCTTCGACCAAGACCTCGCGGCCGAGGCCACCCGCACCAGCAACCGGATACGCGGCCTGCTCACCCAGTTCCACCCGTCGCTGGAGCGCGTGCTCGGACCCCGGCTGGACCATCCGGCCGTCACCTGGCTCCTCGAGCGCCACGGGTCCCCGGCCGCTTTGCGGAAAGCCGGCCGCCGCAGGCTCGTCGAACTCATCCGCCCGAAGGCGCCGCGGATGGCCGCGCGGCTGATCGACGAGATCTTCGACGCCCTCAACGAGCAGACCGTCATCGTTCCCGGCACGGGCACCCTCGACATCGTGATCCCGTCCCTGGCCGCCTCCCTCGCCGCGGTCCACGACCAGCGCCGAGCACTGGAAGCGCAGATCAGCAGCCTGCTGGAGGCTCACCCTCTTCACCCGGTCCTGACCTCGATGCCGGGAGTCGGGGTCAGGACCGCCGCCGTCCTACTGGTCACCGTCGGCGACGGAACCGGCTTTCCCAGCGCCGCCCACCTCGCCTCCTACGCCGGCCTCGCCCCGACCACGAAGTCGTCGGGGACCTCGATCCACGGCGAACACGCACCCAGAGGCGGAAACCGGCAGCTCAAACGGGCCATGTTCCTCTCCGCCTTCGCCTGCATGAACGCCGACCCGGCATCACGCACCTACTACGACCGCCAACGAGCCCGCGGCAAAACCCACACCCAAGCCCTCCTCCGCCTCGCCCGCCAACGCATCGGCGTCCTGTTCGCCATGCTCCGAGACGGCACCTTCTACGAGTCCAGAGTCCCCACCATCACCCTCGCCGCATGA
- a CDS encoding putative mucin/carbohydrate-binding domain-containing protein, which produces MVSATGGTKGVASVTATRIGTGTGQFTQRFVAPDGTPNVIFAPVDVVHGTDIAIRGLDNVDLVVFALDAVSGRIHAVLNSTNQSHVYFKNEEYAAVRYTNAAGTVLADEKMTGTGRGDALVKALDGIPFQNGGVLELRHREPSRMFRWDAGKAAPANTATTQRYRVQGGRLIPTG; this is translated from the coding sequence GTGGTGTCCGCCACGGGAGGCACCAAGGGCGTGGCGAGCGTGACAGCCACCCGCATCGGCACGGGGACGGGACAGTTCACCCAGAGATTCGTCGCACCGGACGGGACACCGAACGTGATCTTCGCCCCGGTCGACGTCGTGCACGGCACGGACATCGCCATCAGGGGACTGGACAACGTCGATCTGGTGGTCTTCGCCCTTGACGCGGTGTCAGGGCGCATCCACGCGGTTCTGAATTCCACGAACCAGTCCCACGTGTACTTCAAGAACGAGGAGTACGCCGCGGTCCGCTACACCAACGCCGCCGGCACCGTGCTCGCGGACGAGAAGATGACCGGCACCGGCCGGGGCGACGCACTCGTGAAAGCCCTCGACGGGATCCCGTTCCAAAACGGGGGCGTGCTGGAGCTCCGTCACCGCGAACCCTCCCGGATGTTCCGCTGGGACGCGGGCAAGGCAGCACCCGCGAACACCGCCACCACCCAGAGGTACCGGGTACAGGGCGGCCGCCTGATCCCGACCGGCTGA
- a CDS encoding M60 family metallopeptidase, protein MDRVVDVADRTWGLSRDGTGATKRAGHRVRIASPDTGSGYASAAPGRVTFQTKSGAAADLFRSPVTDQWGLWHEIGHTYQPGFVKWAGLGEVTVNITSLAVQKELGQRSRLDGTGMVNGAKKFLAQPDAERQFGKADVWVRLRMFDQLTRAFGDDFYASLAQKDRVEAQMGLTRSLGTDAAMQRFATLAAQTAQRDLRPFFAAWGFPLTADTGKVMAALPALRNRIWENLDSTKPVVERKVTYSPPVVSVKMAGAATLEQRSPATP, encoded by the coding sequence ATCGACCGTGTGGTCGACGTCGCGGACCGCACCTGGGGTCTCTCGCGCGACGGGACCGGCGCTACGAAGCGGGCCGGACACCGGGTGCGCATCGCGAGTCCGGACACCGGCTCGGGATACGCCAGCGCCGCGCCGGGCCGGGTCACGTTCCAGACCAAGAGCGGTGCGGCGGCAGACCTGTTCAGGAGCCCGGTCACGGACCAGTGGGGCCTGTGGCACGAGATCGGCCACACCTACCAGCCGGGCTTCGTGAAGTGGGCCGGCCTCGGCGAGGTCACCGTGAACATCACCTCGCTCGCGGTGCAGAAGGAACTCGGCCAGCGCAGTCGCCTCGACGGCACGGGCATGGTGAACGGGGCGAAGAAGTTCCTCGCGCAGCCCGACGCCGAGCGCCAGTTCGGCAAGGCCGACGTCTGGGTGCGTCTGCGCATGTTCGACCAGCTCACGCGTGCTTTCGGAGACGACTTCTACGCCAGCCTGGCACAGAAGGACCGGGTCGAGGCGCAGATGGGCCTGACCCGGTCGTTGGGAACCGACGCCGCGATGCAGCGCTTCGCCACACTGGCGGCCCAGACCGCGCAACGTGACCTCCGCCCGTTCTTCGCCGCCTGGGGCTTCCCCCTCACAGCCGACACCGGCAAGGTCATGGCAGCGCTTCCGGCCCTGCGCAACCGCATCTGGGAGAACCTCGACAGTACCAAGCCCGTGGTCGAGCGGAAGGTCACCTACAGCCCTCCGGTGGTCTCCGTGAAGATGGCCGGGGCGGCGACCCTCGAACAGCGCAGCCCGGCAACACCCTGA
- a CDS encoding nitrilase-related carbon-nitrogen hydrolase: protein MALYQGQGPVGSREAVRQNMDRLAEVTALAAAYDCQVVVFPEKYTTGYAIDPGQCRELAEHREGPSIDRARLAAKENRLAVVLPYPERDGSDFYDSISVITADGQVAANYRKTHLYGAAERRNYSFGQELPPLVTINGITVGVLNCYECEFPPLYQYLAEHGAQIVLGPTAADGHFRLADGTMSRVPYQDATRHIIPAMASIWRLFVAYANRRGWEQVPAGAWQYQGNSGIWGPDGEPLVAATAEDRHQDCLLIADCLPGTIPPFSPEGHHPTDNRLALNPVLRPAR, encoded by the coding sequence GTGGCGCTCTATCAGGGCCAGGGGCCGGTCGGGAGCCGGGAGGCGGTGCGGCAGAACATGGACCGGCTGGCCGAGGTCACCGCTCTGGCTGCGGCCTACGACTGCCAGGTGGTGGTGTTTCCGGAGAAGTACACCACCGGCTACGCCATCGACCCCGGCCAGTGCCGGGAGCTGGCAGAGCACCGCGAGGGGCCCTCGATCGACCGGGCCCGCCTGGCCGCCAAGGAGAATAGGCTGGCCGTGGTCCTGCCCTACCCCGAACGCGACGGCAGCGACTTCTACGACTCCATCAGCGTGATCACCGCCGACGGGCAGGTGGCCGCCAACTACCGCAAGACCCACCTCTACGGAGCGGCCGAGCGACGCAACTACTCCTTCGGCCAGGAACTGCCGCCCCTCGTCACGATCAACGGCATCACGGTAGGCGTACTGAACTGCTACGAGTGCGAGTTCCCGCCGCTCTACCAGTACCTCGCCGAACACGGCGCACAGATCGTGCTGGGCCCCACCGCCGCCGACGGCCACTTCCGCCTGGCCGACGGCACCATGAGCCGCGTCCCGTACCAGGACGCCACCCGCCACATCATCCCCGCCATGGCCTCCATCTGGCGTCTGTTCGTCGCCTACGCCAACCGCCGCGGCTGGGAACAGGTCCCTGCCGGCGCCTGGCAGTACCAGGGAAACTCCGGCATCTGGGGACCAGACGGCGAACCCCTGGTGGCGGCCACCGCCGAAGACCGCCACCAGGACTGCCTCCTGATCGCCGACTGCCTGCCCGGAACGATCCCGCCCTTCAGTCCCGAAGGCCACCACCCCACCGACAACCGCCTGGCCCTCAACCCGGTCCTACGCCCCGCCCGCTGA
- a CDS encoding HEAT repeat domain-containing protein, translated as MSRLATLTISEPDYAVRESALNSICEAFNHHKLPLRLLEPLIPGLSTLEPELLKSSLYILGATQDRTAAETITPFLNHHDPEVREEAARALSEIAKGTEDNAIHNS; from the coding sequence GTGTCGCGGCTGGCCACCCTCACCATCAGCGAACCGGACTACGCGGTTCGCGAGTCGGCGCTCAACTCGATCTGCGAGGCGTTCAACCACCACAAGCTGCCCCTGCGACTGCTTGAACCGTTGATCCCCGGCCTTTCCACCTTGGAACCCGAGCTCCTCAAATCCAGCCTCTACATCCTCGGCGCGACCCAGGACCGGACCGCCGCAGAGACGATCACCCCGTTCCTCAACCATCACGACCCGGAAGTCCGAGAGGAGGCCGCCCGCGCGCTCAGCGAGATCGCCAAAGGCACCGAAGACAACGCCATCCACAACTCTTGA
- a CDS encoding hydroxymethylglutaryl-CoA synthase, with amino-acid sequence MTTEPPVGIHDLTFSTTTLVLTHDELARHTGANPAKYRHGIGQTSISIPTPDEDIVTMAAGAGAPIIERHGKDRIRTLLFATETGIDQSKAAGIYVHQLLGLNRNVRVVELKQACYGATAALQLACALVRTDPTQQVLVLAGDIARYDLDSPGEATQGAAAAAILIAAHPNIAVINAPSGLYTRDVMDFWRPNYRTTPLVNGKKSVDTYLEALTATWHDHETRGGLPLEKLRAICYHQPFTRMAYKAHHHLLKTTGTTPTLHAIEGAVAATTTYNETIGNSYTASLYLALAALLDHDTTLGAETIGLFSYGSGSVAEFLTATIQPGYPTALRTQAHQHAIATRTRITYDTYRQLHTAQLPTDGQKHQIPHQTHGPYRLAGIDAHQRHYEASSPRSLASNSAPSPTPPPNRECHESGGHLLRRDP; translated from the coding sequence ATGACAACTGAGCCACCCGTCGGCATCCACGACCTCACCTTCTCCACCACCACTCTCGTCCTGACCCACGACGAACTCGCCCGCCACACCGGCGCTAACCCCGCCAAGTACCGCCACGGCATCGGACAGACCTCCATAAGCATCCCCACCCCGGACGAAGACATCGTCACCATGGCCGCAGGCGCCGGCGCCCCGATCATCGAACGCCACGGGAAAGACAGGATCCGCACCCTCCTCTTCGCCACAGAAACCGGCATCGACCAGTCCAAAGCCGCCGGCATCTACGTCCATCAGCTCCTGGGACTGAACCGCAACGTCCGTGTCGTCGAACTCAAGCAGGCCTGCTACGGCGCCACCGCCGCCCTCCAACTCGCCTGCGCCCTCGTCCGCACCGACCCCACCCAGCAAGTCCTGGTCCTAGCCGGCGACATCGCCCGCTACGACCTCGACAGCCCGGGCGAAGCCACCCAAGGCGCCGCAGCCGCAGCCATCCTCATCGCCGCCCACCCCAACATCGCCGTCATCAACGCCCCCTCCGGCCTCTACACCCGCGACGTCATGGACTTCTGGCGCCCCAACTACCGCACCACCCCCCTCGTCAACGGAAAGAAGTCCGTCGACACCTACCTCGAAGCCCTCACCGCCACCTGGCACGACCACGAGACCCGCGGCGGCCTCCCCCTCGAAAAGCTCCGGGCCATCTGCTACCACCAGCCCTTCACCCGCATGGCGTACAAAGCCCACCACCACCTGCTCAAGACCACCGGCACAACACCCACCCTCCATGCCATCGAAGGTGCAGTCGCGGCCACCACCACCTACAACGAGACCATCGGCAACAGCTACACCGCCTCCCTCTACCTAGCCCTTGCCGCCCTCCTCGACCACGACACCACCCTCGGCGCAGAGACCATCGGCCTCTTCAGCTACGGATCCGGCAGCGTCGCCGAATTCCTCACCGCCACCATCCAGCCCGGATACCCCACCGCGCTGCGCACCCAAGCCCACCAGCACGCCATCGCGACCCGCACACGTATCACCTACGACACCTACCGCCAACTCCACACCGCACAACTCCCCACCGACGGGCAGAAACACCAGATCCCCCACCAGACCCACGGCCCATATCGCCTCGCCGGAATCGACGCCCACCAACGCCACTACGAAGCCAGCTCCCCGCGGTCCCTGGCGAGTAACTCCGCCCCATCACCGACTCCTCCGCCGAACCGGGAGTGTCATGAATCAGGTGGGCACTTGCTCAGAAGGGACCCCTGA
- a CDS encoding transposase: MESMGKKKPRPRRSFTAEFKAEIVELCRRGDRSVGQVARDFELTETAVRSWVRQAEVDAGERDGLTSSEREELAALRRENRRLREDVDILKRATAFFATETR, encoded by the coding sequence ATGGAGAGCATGGGGAAGAAGAAGCCGCGTCCTCGCCGCTCGTTCACGGCGGAGTTCAAGGCCGAGATCGTCGAGCTGTGCCGGCGGGGTGACCGGTCGGTCGGTCAGGTCGCCAGGGATTTCGAGCTGACCGAGACGGCAGTGCGGAGCTGGGTGAGGCAGGCCGAGGTCGACGCCGGCGAGCGGGACGGCCTGACCAGCAGCGAACGCGAGGAACTGGCCGCACTACGGCGGGAGAACCGTAGGTTGCGCGAGGACGTCGACATCCTCAAGCGTGCGACGGCTTTCTTCGCGACGGAGACCCGGTGA
- a CDS encoding M60 family peptidase N-terminal accessory domain-containing protein, with protein MTRKTVLSRRMVIAAATLAMAMAAVTVMEADPFASFTVRASAVTPADAAKPYGPTVKADRSDLDVRALGSAEAARKDERRGYRHSSLQPAGRFVTAGQKITVTVPAAVTGLKASVGVEGIYQSLNGGKAKTPVTLALQPGANVITAPLDGLVNLVDETPAGSRTTHVTVTGGQAVPTFVHKTTSPAAFDTQVQTSKAPFAVVIGDRFIAELQRPSLAKYLVKGT; from the coding sequence ATGACGAGGAAGACGGTACTGTCCCGCCGCATGGTGATTGCGGCCGCGACGCTGGCCATGGCCATGGCAGCGGTGACGGTCATGGAAGCAGACCCCTTCGCGAGTTTCACGGTGCGGGCCTCGGCGGTCACGCCCGCCGATGCCGCGAAGCCGTACGGCCCCACCGTCAAAGCGGACAGATCGGACCTCGACGTCCGAGCGCTCGGCAGCGCCGAAGCCGCCCGCAAGGATGAGCGCCGTGGCTACCGGCACTCCAGCCTCCAGCCCGCCGGCCGGTTCGTGACCGCGGGACAGAAGATCACCGTCACGGTTCCCGCCGCCGTCACCGGCCTCAAGGCGAGCGTCGGCGTCGAGGGCATCTACCAGAGCCTGAACGGCGGCAAGGCGAAGACCCCGGTGACGCTGGCGCTCCAGCCGGGGGCCAACGTCATCACCGCGCCCCTGGACGGCCTGGTCAACCTCGTCGACGAAACCCCGGCCGGCAGCCGGACCACGCACGTCACCGTCACCGGCGGCCAGGCGGTCCCCACGTTCGTGCACAAGACCACGAGCCCCGCCGCGTTCGACACCCAGGTGCAGACCTCGAAGGCCCCCTTCGCCGTAGTCATCGGCGACCGATTCATCGCGGAGCTGCAGCGTCCTTCGCTTGCGAAGTACCTCGTGAAGGGGACATAG
- a CDS encoding terpene synthase family protein, whose translation MSEQVLLPPLYMPLPAAMHPEVDRISARSRQWISKYGLGSPEKIEANNIGEAACLTLPLTPEPITQIYCDVANFAVVLDDLALGGLGGGEGLLRYLPSYICRVRYTCAVPGARLLDADNPIEAPWIDLAQRLHAGSSSALAMQFADALQVWMVAMLAEETGEVNDVNSYLGQRIGGVGNSAAEALLAIGAGLGPDQRMTPAFRALSDAASALTVIDNDLVSYGKETTEGKPASRNLIHLLQEQRGLDFQAALDETVDIHDRMMGLFVRLRDQEYTAASPAMRQYLTGLGHIIRGSWDYYWRESTHRYQGADRVMADGGFADAPVGHGRLDEPAISWWWDQLKNHTDVAEGEGGRDA comes from the coding sequence ATGTCTGAGCAGGTCCTGCTTCCGCCTCTCTATATGCCGCTGCCCGCGGCCATGCACCCCGAGGTCGACCGTATCTCTGCCCGGTCGCGGCAGTGGATCAGCAAGTACGGCCTGGGATCGCCGGAGAAGATCGAGGCGAACAACATCGGCGAGGCCGCGTGCCTGACTCTGCCGCTCACGCCGGAGCCGATTACCCAGATCTACTGTGACGTCGCGAATTTCGCCGTCGTCCTGGACGATCTGGCCCTGGGCGGTCTCGGCGGCGGCGAGGGGCTGCTGCGGTACTTGCCCAGCTACATCTGCCGCGTCAGGTACACCTGTGCCGTTCCCGGTGCCCGGCTGCTGGATGCGGACAATCCGATCGAAGCGCCATGGATCGATCTGGCCCAGCGTCTGCACGCCGGATCCTCTTCCGCGCTTGCCATGCAGTTCGCCGATGCTCTGCAGGTGTGGATGGTGGCGATGCTCGCAGAGGAGACGGGCGAGGTGAACGACGTGAACAGCTATCTCGGCCAGCGCATCGGCGGTGTCGGCAACTCCGCCGCCGAGGCCCTCCTGGCGATCGGGGCCGGCCTAGGCCCGGACCAGCGGATGACGCCCGCGTTCCGCGCGCTGAGTGATGCCGCCAGTGCGCTCACCGTCATCGACAACGACCTGGTCTCCTACGGAAAGGAGACCACCGAGGGCAAACCGGCCTCCCGTAACCTGATCCACCTGCTACAAGAGCAACGTGGCCTGGACTTTCAGGCCGCCCTGGATGAGACCGTGGACATCCACGACCGGATGATGGGCCTGTTCGTGCGCCTGCGGGACCAGGAGTACACGGCGGCGTCGCCCGCGATGCGCCAGTACCTCACCGGACTGGGTCACATCATCCGCGGCAGCTGGGACTACTACTGGCGGGAGAGTACGCACCGCTACCAGGGCGCGGACCGTGTCATGGCCGACGGCGGCTTCGCCGATGCTCCCGTGGGCCACGGACGCCTGGACGAGCCGGCCATCTCCTGGTGGTGGGACCAGCTCAAGAACCACACCGATGTCGCTGAGGGGGAGGGCGGTCGCGATGCATGA
- a CDS encoding LPXTG cell wall anchor domain-containing protein, with translation MHLRAQLGKATQVKEAVAFSLQTEIGLAEGNTYPFAYTDGKFQLTPAAPTTPAPTKPAPTTPATPTPAGTPTPANTPSATGSLAHTGSDSNAGLYTGLAGALIALGGAAAWLGARRRNATRG, from the coding sequence GTGCACCTGCGTGCCCAGCTCGGCAAGGCGACCCAGGTCAAGGAGGCCGTCGCCTTCAGCCTGCAGACTGAGATCGGCCTGGCCGAGGGCAACACCTACCCCTTCGCGTACACCGACGGAAAGTTCCAGCTCACCCCGGCCGCGCCCACCACCCCGGCCCCGACGAAGCCCGCGCCGACCACCCCGGCGACCCCGACCCCCGCCGGCACCCCGACCCCCGCCAACACCCCGTCCGCGACCGGCTCCCTGGCCCACACCGGCTCCGACTCCAACGCCGGCCTGTACACCGGCCTGGCCGGCGCGCTCATCGCCCTCGGCGGAGCTGCCGCCTGGCTCGGCGCCCGCCGCCGCAACGCCACCCGCGGCTAG
- a CDS encoding IS701 family transposase has translation MGGELGDARLWAGELKALHERFVHRFSRSEPRESALAYMRGLIAPLERKNGWTLAEEAGHAGPDRIHRLLNRIDWNADEVLDDVRDYVVEHLGDPDAVLIVDDTGFLKKGVRSAGVQRQYSGTAGRTENSQIGVFLAYAGSRGRTLIDRRLYLPTSWTDDRDRCRAAGIDDSVGFETKVVMAKAMVRRAIAEKIPFRWVTADAAYGFSKGWRTELERADVFHVMATTRHDTVVSRWAMDHPVHDLFPGLPRQKWKRRSCGNGAHGPRVYDWARVEVRPWHREDRRHWVIARRSIRRPEEISYYIAYCPAETTLDELIRVAGSRWAVEECFQTAKQECGLDDYQVRRYDGWHRHMTLAMAAHVCLTVLRGRALDTGKAETDPPSSYPSPCPNSDV, from the coding sequence ATGGGTGGGGAACTTGGGGATGCCCGGTTGTGGGCTGGTGAACTGAAGGCTTTGCATGAGCGGTTCGTGCACCGTTTCTCGAGGTCGGAGCCGCGTGAGTCGGCTCTTGCCTATATGCGGGGGCTGATAGCTCCGCTGGAGCGGAAGAACGGGTGGACGCTTGCCGAGGAGGCCGGGCATGCCGGTCCGGACCGGATCCACCGGCTGCTGAACCGGATCGACTGGAACGCGGACGAGGTCCTGGACGACGTCCGTGACTACGTCGTCGAGCATCTCGGCGATCCGGATGCGGTGCTGATCGTCGACGACACCGGGTTCCTGAAGAAGGGCGTCCGCTCGGCCGGGGTCCAGCGCCAGTACTCCGGGACCGCCGGCCGGACGGAGAACTCCCAGATCGGGGTGTTCCTCGCCTATGCCGGCAGCCGTGGCCGCACCCTGATCGACCGCCGCCTGTATCTGCCCACGTCATGGACGGATGACCGCGACCGGTGCCGGGCCGCCGGCATCGATGACTCGGTCGGCTTCGAGACGAAGGTGGTGATGGCCAAGGCCATGGTCCGCCGGGCGATCGCCGAGAAGATTCCTTTCCGGTGGGTGACCGCGGACGCGGCCTACGGCTTCTCCAAAGGCTGGCGCACGGAGTTGGAGCGGGCGGATGTCTTCCACGTCATGGCCACCACCCGCCACGACACCGTCGTCTCCCGCTGGGCCATGGACCATCCTGTTCACGACCTGTTTCCCGGTCTGCCCCGTCAGAAGTGGAAGCGTCGTTCCTGCGGCAATGGGGCCCACGGCCCGAGGGTCTACGACTGGGCCAGGGTGGAGGTCCGGCCCTGGCACCGCGAGGACCGCCGGCACTGGGTGATCGCCCGCCGCAGCATTCGTCGGCCCGAGGAGATCTCCTACTACATCGCCTACTGCCCGGCCGAGACCACTCTGGACGAGCTGATCCGCGTCGCGGGAAGCCGGTGGGCGGTCGAGGAATGCTTCCAGACCGCGAAACAGGAGTGCGGCCTGGACGACTACCAGGTCCGCCGCTACGACGGCTGGCACCGCCACATGACCTTGGCCATGGCCGCCCACGTCTGCCTCACCGTCCTGCGCGGCCGAGCACTGGATACCGGGAAAGCAGAAACGGATCCTCCCAGCTCATACCCCTCACCCTGCCCGAACTCCGACGTCTGA
- a CDS encoding transposase, protein MTARRYDRERGHGRRETRSIRMLTVTGLGLDFPHVVQAVKILRHRTDLKTGRVTRQTIHAITNMTAREASPQLIGRITRAQWGIEALHHIRDTTFAEDASKIRTGHGPENMATLRNLAINTLRDAGHRNIAAGLREVSYIPFTRPLDLLGLA, encoded by the coding sequence GTGACCGCCCGCCGCTACGACCGCGAGCGCGGGCACGGCCGCCGCGAGACCCGCTCGATACGCATGCTCACCGTCACCGGCCTCGGCCTGGACTTCCCCCACGTCGTCCAAGCGGTGAAGATCCTGCGGCACCGCACCGACCTGAAGACCGGCCGTGTCACCCGCCAGACCATCCACGCCATCACCAACATGACCGCACGCGAGGCATCACCCCAGCTCATCGGCCGTATCACCAGAGCTCAGTGGGGCATCGAGGCCCTCCACCACATCAGAGACACCACATTCGCCGAGGACGCCTCCAAGATCCGCACCGGACACGGGCCCGAGAACATGGCCACCCTGCGCAACCTTGCGATCAACACCCTGCGGGATGCCGGCCACCGCAACATCGCCGCCGGGCTCCGAGAGGTCTCCTACATACCCTTCACCCGCCCGCTCGACCTCCTCGGACTCGCCTGA
- a CDS encoding IS3 family transposase, with the protein MTVHPFIEAEKTAGHNVKRTCELLKVSRTAYYARRTGTPGPQAVRDAELTSQITAVHQQSRSTYGAPRVHAVLKREGADCGRRRVARLMRQAGLTGRHRRRRHRTTIPDPHASTRPDLVLRNFQPDFSALDTRWCGDITFIATNEGWLYLATVIDIASRRVVGWATADHLRTELVADALRTACRTRRPAGPVIFHSDRGCQYTSRELALLAAEFGIRLSVGRTGQCWDNALAESFFSTLKNELGDTGPWPSRAAARTAIFEWIESWYNLHRLHSSLGYRSPAEYEAALAA; encoded by the coding sequence GTGACGGTGCACCCGTTCATCGAGGCGGAGAAAACCGCAGGTCACAACGTCAAACGGACGTGTGAACTCCTCAAGGTCTCCCGGACCGCCTACTACGCCCGCCGCACTGGCACCCCTGGCCCCCAGGCGGTGCGGGACGCCGAGCTGACCAGTCAGATCACCGCTGTTCACCAGCAGTCCCGCAGCACCTACGGTGCCCCGCGTGTTCACGCCGTCCTCAAGCGCGAGGGCGCCGACTGCGGACGCCGCCGGGTCGCACGGCTGATGCGCCAGGCCGGCCTGACCGGCAGGCACCGACGACGCCGACACCGCACCACCATCCCCGACCCACACGCCTCCACCCGACCTGACCTGGTGCTTCGCAACTTCCAGCCCGATTTCTCGGCTCTCGACACCCGCTGGTGCGGAGACATCACCTTTATCGCCACGAACGAGGGCTGGCTCTATCTGGCCACCGTGATCGACATCGCCTCACGCCGCGTCGTCGGCTGGGCAACGGCCGACCACCTGCGAACCGAGCTCGTCGCCGACGCACTGCGGACCGCCTGCCGGACCCGGCGGCCGGCCGGTCCGGTGATCTTCCACTCCGACCGCGGCTGTCAATACACCAGCCGTGAACTCGCCTTGTTGGCCGCAGAGTTCGGCATTCGTCTGTCGGTCGGACGCACTGGGCAATGCTGGGACAACGCGCTCGCGGAATCGTTCTTCTCGACCCTCAAGAACGAGCTGGGCGACACCGGCCCCTGGCCGAGCCGGGCTGCCGCACGCACCGCGATTTTCGAGTGGATAGAGAGCTGGTACAACTTGCACCGGCTCCACAGCAGCCTCGGCTACCGCAGTCCTGCCGAGTACGAGGCCGCCCTCGCCGCCTGA